Within the Candidatus Hydrogenedentota bacterium genome, the region TGCGCCCATTCCCTTTGCCAAACGTTGCCGGCTCGTCTGGCTTGGAAACCACGGGGACATCCACTTCTACGAGATCCAGGTGCGCACCTACCAAATCGGAACGGAAGTCGTCACGTTCTCGCCACAAGACATCGCGTCGAATGCGGAGCGTATTCAACGAGCCGCGGCAGTCCTGGCAGACCCCGACGCGCATTGGGCTTATCAATCCACCCGGCAACCGGTCGCGCTGTCCGTGACAATCCCCCCGGCCGACATGAAGGAAGCTCTGAAACTCGAAGGCCCGGGCGCGCTTGAGAATCTGGTCTTGAAGGTCGACGCGGCCAATATCGCTCTCGGCCTGCGACAAACCGTGATGCACGTCGTGTGCGACGGTTTTCCCTGGGGACAAGTCGAGTCCCCGGTAGGCGACTTCTTTGGGGCCGGACCCGGCGTCAACCCCTACCAGTCCATCCCCTTCACGGTTGCGCCCGACGGCACGATGACCTGCCGTTACGTCATGCCTTTCAAGGAATCCCTCGTGCTCCTTTTCGAGAACCACGGCGCCCAGGAAGTGAGCGTGACCGGGGCCGCACTGCCCATGGACTATACCTGGGACGAAGCCTCCTCGATGCATTTCCGGGCACGCTGGCGTGTAGACCACGACCTTGTGGCATCGGGCAGGGAAGTCATGGGCGTTCAGGACATGCCGTTCCTGCTTGGCCGCGGGCAAGGGGTCTACGTAGGAACCGCTATCATGCTGCTGAATCCCAACCCGGTGCCTACCTCTCATGGCAACTGGTGGGGCGAAGGCGACGAGAAGATCTTCGTTGACGACGATGTCCGGCCCTCTATCTACGGGACGGGGTCGGAAGACTATTTCAACTACGCATGGTCCGCCAACGATATCTTTGACTTCCCCTATTGCGGCCAGCCGCGAAACGACGGGCCCGCGAACAGAGGGTTCGTGGTGAATTACCGCTGGCACGTGCTCGATTCCCTGCCCTTCTCAAACAGTATCGCCTTCTACATGGAGCTCTTCAGTCATGAACGAACGGAGGGCTTTTCGTACGGCCGTATGGCATATCACTACGCCCGGCCGGGGTTCATTGACGATCATCTCCCCTTGAACAACCATGCCCTTTGTATACCCACGCTGCCGGAGACATGGGAACCCGCGGCACGATTTGGGGCGGAGGAATTCACGTTTTTCGCTTGCGAAGACCTCATAACGTCCAGGGGCCGTAAGAAATTCGAGACAGGCGGGCTCTGGCAGGGCGGACAGGTCCTGACGTGGACTCCGGCCAAGGCGGACGAGAAACTCGAGATGACGGTTGATATAGAGAAGGCTGGCGATTACTCCCTGATGCTGGTATGTATGCTGAGGCCCGACGGCGGCGCATTTCGTGCCGAGCTGAACGGAGAAGCCCTCCCGTTCGACGGCAGCGACCCCGTAAAGCTGGTTGCTCCCCATCATGTGCAATCGCGGGCTTTTGGCGCCAGGATGAAGGGACTGAAAGCAGGCAAACAGACCCTCACGTTTATCGCGGCCGAGGGTGGTAAACCCGTTGGACTGGATTTCGTCGGATTCCGCCCGCGTTGAGAATCTCAGGACTTCTCGGGAGTCTGAGAGTCTGTGAACAAGCTACGAGTTTCGAGGTGCGTCGATCAATCACTTGGACACCTGCACGCCAAACGTTGCCGCGGCCTGCTGTCCTCCGGGGGTTGCGCGCGCCGGAAGACTTATCGGATACTGAAATGCATTCAAAAAGGAGAAGGAAAAAATGAAACCGACTCATTACACCCGACGCGACATGTTGCGTACAGGCGCGGCCCTGGCCATCTCGCCCGCGATTGTGTCCGTCGCACAGGCAGCTGAGACCGAAGCCCCCGCCAAGGGTCCCGTCGTCGGCATTTCCACCCTGGGATTCGGCAGTTACTCAAACCGTCAGCTTGCGCAGGAACTCGCAGCGGAAGGCTTTCACACTATCCAGCTGTTTCTCAATCAGTCCGATAGCCAGTATTGGATGTACAACGGGCGGACCGATGTTTCGGCTCTGACTCCGGAGCGCTGCAAGGAGATCGCGAACGAATACCGCTCCGCGGGCATTGCCATCCATAGTATCGGCGTGTACACCAACCTCATACATCCGGACCCGGCCGAGCGCGCGGCGAATCTCGACTATTTCGAGGCGATGATGCGCATCGGCGAGAATATGGACGTGCGCGTGTTCATTACCGAGGCCGGCCATTACGATGTGGAGGGCAGCGTTCCCTACCATTTTCAGACCGATGCATGGAATCAGATGGTCGAAACCGCGAAAGAACTCGCAAGACGCGCCGAGGCTCACAACGCAACCGTTTTGCTCGAGCCCTACTTCATGAGCTTTTTCGCCAGCGCAAAACGCTTGCGCGTCTTCATCGAGGAAGTTGCATCCTCGCGGGTCCGTGCGTTGCTCGACCCCGCCAATCTCCTGGAGTTGAACGACCTCGATGAGATGTTCACGCAGTTGGGACCGTACATAGATTGCGTGCACGCAAAAGATCGGAAACTTCACGTCGACCGCGGCGTCCCCGCCGGACAGGGCGATATCGATTATCCGAAGTTTGTGGCCCTCGCCGCCAAACACGCACCTAAAGCACCCCTTGTCCTTGAATACGTGGGACCGAACGACTACAGACAGGCCCGTGACATCCTGCAAAAGGCGATAAGCTCTCCGGCAGT harbors:
- a CDS encoding sugar phosphate isomerase/epimerase family protein, with amino-acid sequence MKPTHYTRRDMLRTGAALAISPAIVSVAQAAETEAPAKGPVVGISTLGFGSYSNRQLAQELAAEGFHTIQLFLNQSDSQYWMYNGRTDVSALTPERCKEIANEYRSAGIAIHSIGVYTNLIHPDPAERAANLDYFEAMMRIGENMDVRVFITEAGHYDVEGSVPYHFQTDAWNQMVETAKELARRAEAHNATVLLEPYFMSFFASAKRLRVFIEEVASSRVRALLDPANLLELNDLDEMFTQLGPYIDCVHAKDRKLHVDRGVPAGQGDIDYPKFVALAAKHAPKAPLVLEYVGPNDYRQARDILQKAISSPAV
- a CDS encoding DUF2961 domain-containing protein codes for the protein MRRVPVLLILLGFSATVVAAPITTGTLLDEMTDMHRLTRFPDPAYKTVQFSSYDHRSAVPAGPRWFDNSDGFGREPIPNFESVLRAPEGDSPGEYLMCDVQGPGAIVRLWTARITGAIRMYLDDAVTPLYDGPAEEFFLHPYNAYLQGSGVTAEALENTFYQRNAAYAPIPFAKRCRLVWLGNHGDIHFYEIQVRTYQIGTEVVTFSPQDIASNAERIQRAAAVLADPDAHWAYQSTRQPVALSVTIPPADMKEALKLEGPGALENLVLKVDAANIALGLRQTVMHVVCDGFPWGQVESPVGDFFGAGPGVNPYQSIPFTVAPDGTMTCRYVMPFKESLVLLFENHGAQEVSVTGAALPMDYTWDEASSMHFRARWRVDHDLVASGREVMGVQDMPFLLGRGQGVYVGTAIMLLNPNPVPTSHGNWWGEGDEKIFVDDDVRPSIYGTGSEDYFNYAWSANDIFDFPYCGQPRNDGPANRGFVVNYRWHVLDSLPFSNSIAFYMELFSHERTEGFSYGRMAYHYARPGFIDDHLPLNNHALCIPTLPETWEPAARFGAEEFTFFACEDLITSRGRKKFETGGLWQGGQVLTWTPAKADEKLEMTVDIEKAGDYSLMLVCMLRPDGGAFRAELNGEALPFDGSDPVKLVAPHHVQSRAFGARMKGLKAGKQTLTFIAAEGGKPVGLDFVGFRPR